ATCTTGATACTCTGATGTTAGGTTTTCTTATTGTGGAAAAATGTAGCCCAAAATCTGACATTTATGCTTCAGTATAGAAAGGCTTTTTCCTGCAATCTCCAAAGTATTAATGGTTACAGCTTCAGACAGATAATAGCAGAAAGTTAGATCCTCTGTATAATTCTGCAACATTTTAATGTTTTGACTGTGGTGTATTTTTTGGGGAGCAAGACGGAGCCCAACCTACCATTCCCGATCCATTTGATGTAGaagtcccccgtccccccacatACACTTCTTTTGTAGTCTAAATTTGGTTATTGATTTGTCAGATAATTGTGGTCCTGACCGTATTCATACATCCTTGCATTCCAGTGTGAACATTCCAGTTGCTTGCCCATTTGGTGATTCAGAATAACCACCAGCTAGGACAATCTGAGGAGCATAAAGACCTTCATACCACTGCTTCCCCTTCCACTGACTTTACTTTCTATAGTGGCATACCTGTGGGTGTGCCAACATCCtgcaatgccccctccccacagcactgAGTTGGCCACCAATATTGGCActcccccagaggtgttctgagggctggggaggccatggttggcctctctgggcctcagaacacatcTGGGAGAGATAGTGGGTGCAGCGGCCAGCACCtccaggaggagggcagcacccctggaggtgtAGCCATGGGCATCACAGTGGCTAGGAATGCCACTGACTTTTTACTAAAATAATGCCCAATCAGCAAGTatcatacaggttgggcatcccttatacAAAGcgcttgggaccagaagtattcgggatattggatttttccatatctCAGAATATTTGTATATACATAATGATGGATCTTGGCGATGGGACCCAAGTGTAAACACAACATTTATATTTCATATACCCTTTATACACATAGTCTTaaggtaattttatgcaatattttaaataattttatgcaggaaacaaggtttgtgcatgaaacacagtttgtgattttatttatttaggcaaaacatttttaaaaagtcatgttggcactccAAAAAATTATGTATTTCATCATATTCTGTATTGTGGGTATGGGGTATTCAATCTGTATTATGGCTGCACTATCAAACCTGCTTGTACCGGAAGGAGCTTGTATCATGGTTGCCCTTCAGAAATAACTGTGACAATTAATGAGTCCCCTCAGCTGGCAGCTTAGGCTGCTATTGCTAGTGTCCAGATTAggtttttcagttttatttcccACTTCAACCAGAACCAAAAAGTTTTGCTAGTGGGATGCACTGAACTTGATCCGTGATCTTCATTGGCTGAAAGTGTCCCAAATTGCCATTGGCTCATTTGCTTTAGCATCACCAGAGGCTTCACGCTTCAAAGTAAGATGCTAAAATAAAAGCTAGGACTGCTCTTTGGTTGAGTGAGTAAATGGTTTCCCTTTCGAAGCTGGGAGTTTTCATGCAGCGACAAGGAATATTCCAGCAGGAATAGCAGATGTGTTTGTTTTGTGAAGGCATTAACTGTTATAGATGAAGTCCTCCTTTGCTATATAAAGACAACAGAGGGGTAAATTTCATCTGTCTCATCCAGTATGCTAGTGCAGGGAGGGCTGCAACCTTAGGCTACAAGGGAGTAAACAAAATTAGACTTTCTTCAGAgtacacatgcacaggactgtgttgTAAAACTTCTGTTTTGAACATTTTATTGTTTGCTTTGACTacattttaacaacaacaaaacaccttAGGGCAGGACGGGGtgattggccttctttactatgCTTCCCCTAGGCAGACATTATAGTCACAATCACAGTAGGAAAACTTGCTGGTATACACTGGGCTTCTGGCCTCTACAGTCACTTCTTTTGTAGTGTTGCCCCTTTGTAcaggccttacagcccaatcctatccaaactttcctgggagtaagccccattgactttcatgggacttacatctgagtagacatgcataggattgggctcttaggctgttcCTCAGCTGAGAAGTCACCCCCCTACCTGGTTCCTGCATGATATAAAAAATAACGCAAGAGCCAACCTTTTGACAGGCTCATCGTCTCCTTGATAATTCACAAGGTCaacttcctctttcactcactcagtgaccagttttaaaaatgaaaactgtgcTGAAATTTCATGGACAAGCATCCTTACTGTTTCCATTACATAAACAAATCATACCCTTTACATAACTTCCATTGGCTGTATTTTATTTCCACCAATTATTCCTAAATAATTCCATAATTAAGGTGGCAAGGATTATATAACTTTCACATAAGAAGTACTTGAAAGGTACAAGGCATGTTATTGTTATTTTTCAATAGTGCCTTGGTGAATGATGAATTGAGACGACTACTTTTACACAATACTGGTTTTCCTTTCCCTTATAGAAACTCACTGCAGGGTTTCACTAGCCTTAAATCCATTTCATAAGCACACACCCAAAGACCtacttcagcccccccccccagtacttaCGCCCCAGTCCTAACCAGGCTGCCTGAAGATTGACACAGCAGCACTaagtggccactgctgtatctcaCTTGGGCAGAGAGATATGTGGAGCTCACAATAGGCTCTATGAGTCTACTCAGAGTtgtaccagctaaattgctgacacagaaccaagtagccatGTAGAGCTGCCAGGCCCAGGATGGGAGTTGTGGATGGCTCCTCCACCGTACCTGCTCCACTCCTAGGCCTGAACctcccttctctccaccctcccctgccctgaaacatccCTTCCattccccgttccaccctcccccacctcctagTGTTTAACTTACACTGGTCAGCACTGGCCTCAGCACAGtagcaatgtgctttacagtacatttgcaacagcacatgTGCCTGGTCCATCAATGGAagccagcttaggattggactataagatGGTTGACTTTTTTTCATTGAAGATCAGATCCATGAGGCATATCACATACTGCATTTGGAAGTCCGCTTGGTTTCAAATCAGTTTGCAGTGTGGCATTGGTGCAAGACATTGTCCAAGAAACACAAGCACGAAAATTCCTTTGGTGTGCAttgaattaacagcccaatattACTGAGGCCGCCATCAGAGGAATGCACATTCCCATGCCAGAgactgctataaagcagtcaTAAAAGGCATTATGGCAGCACTCAGCCTTCCCATGTGCATCAACAGATCCATGACAACTGCCAAGGCAGGTAAGCTGTCAGGGGAGAccggatggggtgggggggcagcagaacAGGGACATGAGGAATGAGGCAGGATCAGGTCTAAGAAGGGAGGGGGAGcttcagtggtgttcctgggggtccccacacccagggcaacccccagaattccacCCCCCTTCTCCGCCTCCCGTGCacgtgacctggaagtaattgcagtgacatcattgtcattgcaattacttccgtacagctgcctcctccattcctccgttgaaaacaagggggaacggaggaagCAGCCAAGGCctccacagagccctccgcaccgcggggtctccatggcagtggtctggggctgctcccaggcAGCATCTCAGCACCAACTGGATCgaccccctcctcctttataggaggagacaagatgggcgccctagagcgtaagtgcctctctagggtaaCTGTCTCCTATCCTTTTATAAAGGAGGAGCGGCAGCTCAGTTGGCGCCAGGCactgacagagaggcagcaagctgcctctctgtggtgctcctgggcgctcctccttaTGGGGGCGGGGCGAGGCTCCGAGGCATGCCTGAAGGgtcagcgcctggggcatttgccctgcttgcccccctaggtgtgccagtggggcttggtGGCAGTCCTGGCCCTCTTCCCAGACTTGATCCCACGATGTGGATCCACACAAACCTGCGCCAACATTCACTAACATCAGAAAGACAAAGTGCAGAATTCTTGGTTGGGAAAGCATTTCTCTTTCAACACCCTGAAGGCCAGCCTGACTTGTTACAGCCTATCATAGTTACATGGTTGTTACAGTGATACACTGACAGTTACAGTGGAAGTGATCCTGTGATTGATGGATTTTGAGGTGTGCGTGGTGGGGGAAGAGTTCTGCTACCCCAGCTACCAAGGTGTTCACACTGTGGAGATGTGGGTTTCTGCAGAGTGctgcaggcagagaacaaagcaTTCTTCTACCTTCCCTTCTTGCCCTGAAACCCTTCATTTGCTGCATCAGTGGCTTCTTCCCAATCTGCAGCTGTGATAGCATTTGCCTCCGTCCCCTTAAGGCTCCCTGCCGGCTCCCCCAATGGCACTATGATTGGGGGGCTGTCAGCCCTCCAGGGTTTCCATCCATTCCCCCTTCCTTCAGATGAGAGCCTTATACGTGTTACATTATGAAGGACCCCTTGTTCTGTGAACATTTATTACAAacagtttttaattttttgctcCCGGGCTAAGAGCAAATTTCATTTTACTAATGGAAAACTGTTATCTTGCCTGCTGTATACCTGACCTTTCATTTATAGTGTACAAGAAACAAGACGGAGGCCATGTACAGCCGAGGAAAGTATAATGGCTGAGCCTCTCATGTGCTCAGGTCTGTAGAGAAAGCATTTGGGAAAGCTGTAGGAGCCTAATGAGATTTTTATCACCTGACCCTCCCTGTTTACTGAAACTTCATATATTATGTAGCAGTGCCaacctgcttcacaggcagagcctgcaaaaatgttttgttaTTTGTGAAATCTAACTTTTCAGCCTGCTAGGGAGTTGTAAATGAAAGAAGCGCTGACTAAAGTGTTCATCACATTTTACTCCTTGCTTTCTCAGAGGTGCTCAAGGTTACATATGTGGCAGTATCCCATCTAATCACAAGTGAAGTCACTTAAACGAAAAGTTAACAATTTGCCACAGGCTGAAAAGAGACGTGCATCCATGTCCCCTTGGCCCAAGACCACAGTTCTATCTATTACACTACATGGACTTTCATTAAGTGTGGGAGACATTTTCATTAATTGTGGGAGACTGAGGTTTAAATCCATGCTGACTCAATTACCTTCAGGAAGTGTTTCTCTCTTAGTCATAGGTTTGTTGTGAAGATGATACATGCCTGTCTCTGAAGTCATGGAAGAAGGCTATAATATAAGACAAATAAATGATTGGCAAACTCTGAATGTTGCTGTAGTTCTGGGTACAAGAATCTCAAGAGGTCTGAGTAATTCTGTAAAGTCACTTTTGAAGTACGGTATGTTGCTGGTGTTAGCATCTGAGACCACAGTGGGTCTTGAAATTGCAAGCTCTAGATTCTTGAGCAGGGGTTCAATCCATGTGTCACCAGCCCCAACTtgggcaaaagaagaaaaaacaaggaGACCAATCATAGCAAGACTTTTCTTCTACCCCCATAGGCTAGAGCaagggtgtaaaacataaggGGGGGCTGAGTGTGGCCCCTATAAGCAATTTATCTATCCCCCATTATAACTAGGCTCTCCCAGTttgttaattgggctctctcatatcataaatatatgaacaagatttgcacattttctcttctgtcatttgcagctaatgagtttctgcttGAGAACACAGTACTTATTTCTGCCCATCATATGCTTAATCATgcaactttctgcttaatgatgtcacttcctggcaCGAGGAATGtgaactttggccctctgtatgaaatgattttgacatccctgtgctggcaccactgtTCTTCCGGgagccaggaagctcaggattaggtTTGAAAACATTCATTTTAGATTAATCCCAGGGCCTTCACTTATTCTTAACAGACTAGACAAAATGCAGAGCATTAAGAGTACAAGATCCTGGTCTCCTGCTAATTCATGAATTGGAAACCTGCCCAAAAATATTTTAATGGAGTTCATTTAATTAATAAGCAGAAGGGTTCTAAAGTAACCTGTCCCAGTATGTATTTAAAGGAATAAAATGCTAAATATAGCATCCAAAAGTGCAGAGATTTCTGTCTATTCATAAATTTCTGATTGCAGCTTATCAAATTAAACACTGAAAATCAATAAATCCAATTAAAGTAAAAGCTAGTCGTGCAAGCAAGGAGAGCTTTTTCGGCAGAACAGAGCAGACAGCAGCATCAATTTTTGTCTTGAAATGGAACACTACTTTCTTCTTCAATTTCTGTTTCCATTAcaatatttattgcatttttgtaCTGTCTGCCCTCCATTGCTTTTCTTTGGCAAACTACCTGTAAGCCCTATCAGGTTCAACTTCTGCTTCTGTGGAGTTCAATAAATGCTTAAAATAGTACATTGAGAAATAAATTAAGCCATGTTTGGGAAGATGATTCATGCCCTACTATCATTTAATCAAGAAGCCCCTTGCCAAATTTCCAAGTAGATGTCTCAAACTAAAAATGTGCGCTTTTTGGTCACATCAAAACTTACTGCAAATTCTAAGTCAATCCATATAGTAGTTAGAGCATCTTTCACGACATACATATCATATGTTTCGCTAACCCCTAACCAGTTCTTTTCCAATTCATGAAAATTTGCACAGAGTTGCACATTGACCAATTATGTGCTTGAAATCAAAATTTCAGAAGAAAAGCAATTTCAAGACAGCAATAGCATGAAAGAGGTGTGCCTTTTCTCCTGTTTGTGAGATTCCCAGAAGCACCTAGTGGGCCACTACTGGAAACAGGATACTTGGCTAGATGAACCTTCagactgatccagcagagtttttCTTATGTAACATTAGCTTTCTGGTGTATTCACAGATTTTCCAGTCTATTTAACCTAGGGATTAACATGTTATAAAACTGGTTTGGATAACAAATATCAGATTTTTCTTGAATACTTCAAGCAGGAGGAAGTAAATTAACAGATAAGAGTACTTGGTATGtgaaagacttacagcccaatcctaacatgacCTGAAGCAAGCAGATCAGTTGATCTGtactgcatccagagcaaggcTGAGCTGGGTTGCAACTCGGAATAAGaagaattcattccccttaccccatgttgcatggcagctgcccctatggagctacttggatctgcacaacTTCTTTTGTGGCTGATAGGTGGTGCTTCAGTGGCCACAGCCAGGGTGGAGGAGGTAGGGCAAGAGTTGGATGGGAGGAGCTGAGGGAAGTTGTGGGAGTGGCATAGCATGGTGTGGGGTCTTTTCTTGAAGGCACCAGCTGCCACTCTACAGTATGTATTGGTTCCAGACTCAACTCTAAAGATAaattcatatttctcttccaaagagATCAAAACAACTGCTGAATCATTTGTTCATCATGTTCATGGAGAAGATGAAAGACCTGAAGGTGACCTGGAATATGACACGATATGAAGTTGATGAAGTGGAAGGAATTCCTCTTACAAAGAAAATGTGTGACAGGTGGAATGAAACCTGGGCTTTCCAAGCCAAGCCTGATGATTTACTCATAGCGACCTATGCAAAGGCTGGTAAGTGTGTTAACTCACTGTCTTCCTAAGAAGTCCCAGGATACCCTTAACTGACTAGGAAAATGAGGCAAGCCTTAGCAGTGACTACTAAAATGCCATCACTATTGGGGGCAACCAGTCAAGGTCTCTTGCTCAAGCCACATTGAAATCTGAGTGGGGAAGGGATACAGaaacattcattttaatgggaTTTGCATGGGAGAATTTCTTGATGGCCTGTGCCCATTGTATTTAAAAACTCTGCAAATGCACTTTTGTTAATGAGCTGCTGCATGTTCGAGGAGAGGAATGGGCTGTAAGCTTGtgctataaggctgcaattctatatccACCTACTtcaagtaagtctcattgattttacTTCTGacttgagtagatatgcataggactttCCACAAATATTTCTTATATTTCACAAGAAAATGTCTTCATTCATTTTCTTCGTAGGTTTTTAAGTGGACATAGTTCTATGCTCTTCACGCATTCCTCACTAGTGGCTAAAAATATGCCCTGAAAGTTCCTTAATTTATATTTCTATTGCAGTTTATGGGTATTTGAATAATAATTTATGAATATTTGCTTGTATTTAGACAGGATAGTACACTATTAGCTAACCACCCATTAGTTTTAGAtaacataaatattcttagtaataataTATGATGATAAGCTTGCAAAGtgtcttttagggcacaatcctaactaattttcctgcactggcatagctgtgccagaagggcgtgtgctgcatcctgcagctgggggacagtcacagaggcctcctcaaggtaagacagtgtttgtccccttaccttggtgctggaaaattggttaggattgcgcccttaatatcttagggcccaatcctattgaactttccagcactggtgcagcagcaatgcagccctgaagtaagggaacaaatgttcccataccttgagaaggcctctgtgactgcctccccaccacaggatgcagtgcgtgccccactggcacagctgcaccggcactggaaaattggataggattgggcccttagtctactgaagcttatgccacaatagcATTGCAATTGCAATGTCCCCTcagagtttaatgggacttactttcaggtacaTCTTATACGTTGCAGTCTAAGAGTTCAATCCTGAGCACCTGATCAGCCAGTGCAGGTCCCCTGGGCcaacccaggagtgtcacaaacatgctgtaaagcacattcacgctTCCTTCAGAGCAGGCTGGaccagcacaaggatgtgtgctggctccCTGAGGTTTCATCCAGCCTTGGAGGGAGTAAGTTTGTACAGGCTCAGGCAGGCCGACatggggggtggaagagggtggcaggagggcataaTAGAGGTGAGGAAGGGTGTTTTtgagtggggggaggacagaccaGAAGACAGATTGGGCCCATGATATGGGTGGGATTGGCTATGGCAGTGCAAACCAAATGCTAACCTTTATCCCTGGTCAAATCAACCTTACTCAGGctgcctggatttgtgccagcgaaatcCATagaacagatctgagtagccccatagagctaGCTGGGTCActgcatggggtaagggggaaaatatccccttactctgagttgccctccagccaacACCTACCTTGCGCTAGGTAGATACAGCACAGGGcactcggcctgcctgttccagcacaagttagcattgggctgcccatcaatgaGTCTTTCAGGTGTCACAAGACTCATTTAAATTTTCCCCCAGGTACAACATGGACACAGGAAATTGTCGACATGATCCAAAATGATGGAGACCTTGAGAAATGTAAACGTGCTTCTACTTTTGAGCGACATCCTTTTATTGAATGGGTTTTACATGAACATACGCCTACCGGTAAGAACCCTGGAACAAGATCTGCAAGTTGTCTGTAGTTTGCTGATAAAATATTGCCAAAAAATTCAAAAGAGACTCCGATATGATGAAAACATGTCTTAAGAAAACTGATTTATGGCATGACTTAAGAAGCACTATATTTCCTGCCtgaaaaaagcaagaaagagaCAGAAAAGGGCTGTTAGGAGGTCAGGGAGTCAATGCTTATTTTCTTTCACAGTTTCTGTCACTCCTAACTGTGAAGAGCAAGAAAACATTTCCTCATTCCCCAAAACTTTTGATCTAGTTTTTTACTTTGCCTATTTTTGTCAAAATATAAAATCACTTATAAATAAAGTATAAAATAGAAATCACTGAGCAAATTGTCTTGAGAGGAGCAAAGAGGTTAGTCATAAATTAACTAGTAGCTAGGATTGATTTTGGCTGTTACAGGAAAAATCCTAGATGAAGAGAATTGCTCCTGAAGGCAAACCCAAAGAGAATGGAAAAATGAGAAAGTTCCATGCACTTAAGGTAGGGTAAACATAATCATTGTGAACGTATTTTGGAAAACTGGTTGGTAACACAAGATAGTACTGGAGGAGTTAAAAGAACCCTACTGAATAACAACAGACTGTTTTTCACAGGCGTGGAACAAGCTGAAGCAATGCCCTCACCAAGAACACTAAAAACTCATCTTCCTGTACAGCTGGTGCCGCCATCATTTTGGGAGAAAAACTGTAAGGTAATGCATTAGGTTGCAGTAACAGTGTTCCATGTGCCTAGGCATCtagtcatgccggccacatgaccatggaaactgttTGCAGATAAACTCTTCAACTTAGAAAGGGAGATGAGCACTGTCCCTAGACAGGACTAGGCTTAACGCCAGGGGGAATCTTTACCTAATGTGTTGGGCAGGAAGCTTGGATTGATTCTATCTGGAGTAGACTTGAAACCAGAGTTGACACTGGCAGATTTCTCAAATAGAATCTTTTAGCCAAGTTTAAAGACCTCTTTGATCATCTTCTAGTAAAACCAGCACAAGAGCAGAAAACCTTTGATCTAAACCAGATTTTCTAAACAGAACATGTTTAGTGCTATAGGAGAACACATGAAAGAGATCACACTATAGAACCAGGGCTGGTCTATTCATGGGGTTTATTGAGGTAGTTACCTCAAGCAGCAGACTGGACAGGGGACAACCATCTTCATTCACCTGTGTGCTTCCACTTCTCCTCTCACTGTCTGGATTGAgaaagggggatggagcagaaaaggaagtttggaggagaagagagtagtgGGCTACAAAGCAGAGGACTATTTGCATGTTCTAGCCTAccattctcctttccttcaaTTGTATGGTGCATTCCACCCCCTTCTTCATGTTAGATCCAGGGAGTGAGAATAGAGgttggcatatcaccaggtaaggggggacagcatttggcacactgcctcaggagcTAGGATGTCTTGGCAGCTCTGTATAGAGAGACCTACTTGATGTTGATAAATGGtatgtaattttaatatttgCTGACTTCTGCATTCATTGTAGATAATCTACGTGGCAAGAAATGCTAAAGACAATCTAGTATCTTACTATCACTTCCACAGGATGAATCAAATTATGCCTGAGCCAGGAACATGGGAGGAATTTTTTGAGAAATACTTAACTGGAAAAGGTGAATGGAAATTCTTGTACCATGTTTTCTATAATATATATTTTCTAAAGCTTTAACTCAACCAATGACATTTAATTAAGTCATCAACCTTTGCTCCCAATTAGAAAACTCTGTTCCAGGTATTGTAGAAGCACATGATTCCCTTCTAATGAAGTGGGTTTCACAGTTTTACTGAGGCAGCACTTCTTTGCATGGAAAAATCATAATTAATGGAAGAATATCCTGGTTGCCAAACAGGGCCAGCTGTTTGAAGTAGATGAAGTAGATGATGCACTGAGGGGGAGCAGCAAATTTAGGGTGTCCCTTTACTCCAAGTGTAAtgccacctccttccagcctACTACAGATGGGGCCATACTGACCTGTCTACCGCTCACTCAGAGCAAGCAGGAAGTAGATCATCTACTTCCTCATTCTTCCCCATTCATTCTTCTGTATTCTTTTGCAAGCGATTCTTTTCCAAAACAGAAAGTGTGGGATTTCCTTGGAAAGTGTAGGAGCCCTATCCcttcaccttgctccttcctcatgtGGTCCTTTTAAAGAAGTGTGCAAGGAAGGAGCATGGTGAGGAGCAAAGGGGCTTTTTAAGGGGGAATGAACATATGCCCTGACAGAGGTGGCTGCAGTGAGCCAGGGGTGGCATCAGCTGGTGAACCCACATATGGGCCATCTCTACTGCCAAAGACCTGCCACTGGCTTGCTAAGgttgaatttatttttttccctagaaCTGAAAGACATTTCTTTTCCCTGGTCAGACCTTCTCTTAGGGCTGAACAGCCTCACTAGCACATTGTAAGGGGAGACTATGAGGCAGTCTTCTCTCACATGGTAGGCCGAAGCCTGTGGCGCTTGATCAGGGATTGAACAATACTTCAGGCCCTGGCAGTCTGGGTGACACCAAGCAGTTGTCCACTGACCTTCCCTTGGCACTGGCGCTGGGCTCTGGTGATGGGCTGGcactaagccccacaaatgtccctgactgcacatttgcaacagtgggcACCGTGGTAAACTGGTGGGCAGaactcaggatttggctctgagtcCCCTgaatttgtgtttttatttcaatccTGAAAAG
This portion of the Tiliqua scincoides isolate rTilSci1 chromosome 3, rTilSci1.hap2, whole genome shotgun sequence genome encodes:
- the SULT1C4 gene encoding sulfotransferase 1C4 isoform X2, encoding MFMEKMKDLKVTWNMTRYEVDEVEGIPLTKKMCDRWNETWAFQAKPDDLLIATYAKAGTTWTQEIVDMIQNDGDLEKCKRASTFERHPFIEWVLHEHTPTGVEQAEAMPSPRTLKTHLPVQLVPPSFWEKNCKIIYVARNAKDNLVSYYHFHRMNQIMPEPGTWEEFFEKYLTGKVLWGSWYDHVKGWWEAKDHYRILYLFYEDIKENPRREIQKVLQFLEKDLEKEVLDKIIHYTQFDIMKENPMANYTTLPPEILDHSISPFMRKGIVGDWKNHFTVAQNERFDADYKQKMAGTSLTFRMEL
- the SULT1C4 gene encoding sulfotransferase 1C4 isoform X1 encodes the protein MFMEKMKDLKVTWNMTRYEVDEVEGIPLTKKMCDRWNETWAFQAKPDDLLIATYAKAGTTWTQEIVDMIQNDGDLEKCKRASTFERHPFIEWVLHEHTPTGFTGVEQAEAMPSPRTLKTHLPVQLVPPSFWEKNCKIIYVARNAKDNLVSYYHFHRMNQIMPEPGTWEEFFEKYLTGKVLWGSWYDHVKGWWEAKDHYRILYLFYEDIKENPRREIQKVLQFLEKDLEKEVLDKIIHYTQFDIMKENPMANYTTLPPEILDHSISPFMRKGIVGDWKNHFTVAQNERFDADYKQKMAGTSLTFRMEL